The region atattttatttatatggataatatatatattatgtatatataaatacttTTGAATAAggaataaataaataaataaataaatatatatatgttatatttataattataaaaaaataataataataaaataattcaatatatttattttatttcatataatgattgtattatgaaataaaaatatgtataatattatatatattttatataaatgtatttgttttaattGTGTATgtctttatatataatatgatatgtatatatataaataaaaatatattaagaaatacatatatatatatatatatatatatatatacagaataattacatattaaattttgtttgtattgttattattttaatatattatatatattattcctaatacataatattaatatcCAAATGttttgtaaaatatatatatttttttatttaatttttaatatattttataagaattaataattttttttttgaatatacatataaataatatcatatattttattataatatattaattattaaattttctttttcttttttttcttttttttttttttttttttatatgtatatattattaaaatttatttatccTAATGtggaaaatataatattttaaaaaatgaatgtATAGCATgtatggaaaaaaaaaaaaaaagaaaaaagaaaaaaaatttggTCCTTAATTAAATCATGATTTTATAATTGTAAATTAAAAAGCATATTAGATTTGTTTTAAATTCCgttgttttttttaagagttattttaattttttcttgtttCTACAAcatgaaataatatatatatatttataatctatatgatcatatatttatttttgtatattatatttacttAGAATagcttttttttttttattctctTTTATATNNNNNNNNNNNNNNNNNNNNNNNNNNNNNNNNNNNNNNNNNNNNNNNNNNNNNNNNNNNNNNNNNNNNNNNNNNNNNNNNNNNNNNNNNNNNNNNNNNNNatataaaataaaacttttagggtataatatatatatatataatattttctttgtattaattttaatgGTTGAAGGAAAAACGTTTATTAATATGTGATGAATTTTTTAAGTGTCTTATAATAGACATTAAATGTTGGTAAAacttaataatatagaacTGGTATGATAATTAATctatataatgaatatatatatatatatatatatatatatatatatatatatatatataatatatatacttttgAATTAATGTGCttagaaaaattatatgcacatttgtatatatatatatatttatttatttatagtTTTATACCttttatttcataaaattctaaataataaatattgtaaaatggtgtttttttttttgttctatATATCTCATttatacataattataatggTTTATCGttaatagtaataaaaaaaaaaatatgtgtatataaaaggaattattttataaatatatatatatatatatatatatatatatatatatacatacatacatatatatatatattaagatATCCACTAAATGTAACAAAAAATAGTACTAAAAttttatgttataaaaaaaaaaaactattaatatgtatacGTATAATAAATACGTATATATTGcttatataataatttttgattttcttttatttattttaattttttgtttatatatcaataaAATCTTTATTACGCATGGTGGTATCACATTGGTGTTGTGCAGCATTAGATACAGTTTTCCATCCGATTCTGCATACAGTAATTAATCTATTGAAATCATCTAAGAATAAACTTTTTTGTCTAAACCATTTATTGAACATATCATTTAAATGAGTTTCAATTTGTTTTTGTGAATTTtctataattttattacatCTATTTAATTTGCTTGcataattatcattttttattattcttttacGTCTTAAATCGTCATAATATTTGTACATGCTACGTTTAGTAGAAGCAAATTTTCTTCTTTCATTGTTCATAGTAGCTTCccatataattttcataGCTTTAATAATATCTCCTTTGCAGTAACCTAAGttatcaatatatttatctaaTACATAATCAGCTTTGTTATAATCAACAggattatatttttcagCATGTGGAATTGTACTATAGTTACtgttatatttaaatttatttaaatctTCAATTAGTTTTTGAGTATCTTCtaatacattatatttatctgCTTGAAATAAATTACCAAGGCTATTTAATGGATTTTCATTTGGTAACATAAAAGTACTACCTATAACTGGATTTTCAACATATTCAGAATTTGATTCACTATATTCATCTGTAGATTGTCCTTCTGATAAAATTCTTCTTCCTACGTTCTTATGGAATTGTATATTTGAGGATGTATTACCATTCTGTAAGCATACATTctaaaaagaaaaaggaaaaaattaaaaaaataaaattatttttgtaCTATAACAACCATAACAGGcacaatatatatatgtatatatttatgtatatatttgtgtatatatttatatatatatatatttttatgtatatatttctttacAGTTTGCACATATAATTTTACCAATAAGACAACATAGAGAACACCCAACATAGGTATAACCATACGTttagataataatgaaCTTAAAAAACTCCTGGTTGcagtttttttttcctcttcatcaaaagaaaatattgaGGAGTTCTTAAGATTCTTGCTATCCATAAATCCGTTGTTGGTAGAAAAACTTGATCCGTTAAAAAATCTCATTTTAAGGAAGATTATTATCTActaaacatataaaaaaataaaagtaaaaagataaaatatatataaacatgtataatatattatatattattatattatattatatattatgtattatatataatgcATTCAATTCAAAGGTTTCCCTTCGaatatgtattttaaaTTAACGTTTCAATaacattataaaaaaataaaaaaataaaaaggtagtaatatgtatacatataatattatatatataatatatatatttattatatatttagaaatcataatatatattaatgtaaattaaattatatatatgtattcaTCTTTTGTAgaatgtattttttatatagaTGGAGTATGCATAgtcttttatatataattctatatatgtattttctcatattaaattattttaatatatggGTATTCTCTctacatacatacatacatacatacatacatacatacatacatatatatatattatattatattatgattacTTATAATANNNNNNNNNNNNNNNNNNNNNNNNNNNNNNNNNNNNNNNN is a window of Plasmodium gaboni strain SY75 chromosome 4, whole genome shotgun sequence DNA encoding:
- a CDS encoding exported protein (PHISTb), whose protein sequence is MRFFNGSSFSTNNGFMDSKNLKNSSIFSFDEEEKKTATRSFLSSLLSKRMVIPMLGVLYVVLLNVCLQNGNTSSNIQFHKNVGRRILSEGQSTDEYSESNSEYVENPVIGSTFMLPNENPLNSLGNLFQADKYNVLEDTQKLIEDLNKFKYNSNYSTIPHAEKYNPVDYNKADYVLDKYIDNLGYCKGDIIKAMKIIWEATMNNERRKFASTKRSMYKYYDDLRRKRIIKNDNYASKLNRCNKIIENSQKQIETHLNDMFNKWFRQKSLFLDDFNRLITVCRIGWKTVSNAAQHQCDTTMRNKDFIDI